A DNA window from Stenotrophomonas indicatrix contains the following coding sequences:
- a CDS encoding ECF-type sigma factor — protein MDEGPDITVWLDAARGGDRAALDRVLTTLYQELHSMARRQLAGQQGRTLDATSLVHESYLKLLGSRGAARFEDRAHFFAYAASAMRSVVVDYARNRLARKRGGDLKRVAEIPENSSSGVRLDEDLLALDVALERLQAVDAHLAKVVELRYFAGLSDLEIAELSQRSERSIRRDWQKARLFLLAAMRSD, from the coding sequence ATGGACGAAGGCCCGGATATCACCGTATGGCTGGATGCTGCGCGCGGTGGCGACCGCGCCGCGCTCGACCGTGTACTGACCACCCTGTACCAGGAACTGCACAGCATGGCCCGGCGGCAGCTGGCCGGGCAGCAGGGACGCACCCTGGATGCGACCTCGCTGGTCCACGAGTCCTACCTGAAACTGCTGGGCAGCCGCGGTGCGGCGCGCTTCGAGGACCGTGCGCACTTCTTCGCCTATGCGGCGTCGGCGATGCGCAGCGTGGTCGTCGATTACGCGCGCAACCGGCTGGCGCGCAAGCGCGGTGGCGACCTCAAGCGGGTGGCCGAGATTCCCGAGAACAGCAGCAGCGGCGTGCGCCTGGACGAGGATCTGCTGGCCCTCGATGTTGCATTGGAACGCCTGCAGGCCGTCGATGCGCACCTGGCCAAGGTGGTGGAGCTGCGCTACTTCGCCGGCTTGTCCGACCTGGAGATCGCCGAACTGAGCCAGCGCTCGGAGCGCAGCATCCGCCGCGACTGGCAGAAAGCGCGGCTGTTCCTGCTGGCCGCGATGCGCAGCGACTGA